Proteins co-encoded in one Papaver somniferum cultivar HN1 chromosome 5, ASM357369v1, whole genome shotgun sequence genomic window:
- the LOC113279690 gene encoding rapid alkalinization factor-like: protein MVNGNRSSSVIITLLVLLVLQQVIIDTSNAEFTNNSRNNCSDSSSSIGECNEEEEKLMDSEVSRRFLASVQGISYGALKGDIPACGSGEHKPKRADCNPMIAANPHVGGCFKVYRCRSGSQSPGSN from the coding sequence ATGGTCAATGGAAATAGGAGTTCATCTGTGATCATCACACTGTTAGTGCTACTAGTACTGCAGCAAGTAATTATTGATACCAGTAATGCTGAATTTACAAACAATTCGAGAAATAATTGCAGTGATTCTTCATCTTCTATAGGGGAGTGTAATGAAGAGGAAGAGAAGCTAATGGATTCGGAAGTAAGTAGAAGATTTCTTGCTAGTGTACAAGGCATTTCATATGGAGCTCTGAAGGGTGATATACCGGCTTGCGGATCCGGCGAACACAAACCCAAGAGAGCAGACTGCAACCCTATGATAGCAGCAAATCCGCATGTCGGTGGCTGCTTCAAAGTATACCGTTGTAGATCAGGATCACAATCGCCAGGGAGTAACTAA